Part of the bacterium genome, TTCTGTGGGGCGCTTTCTAAGAAGTTCCAGTCTTGATGAACTTCCTGAATTGTGGAATGTCCTTCGCGGCGAAATGAGCCTTGTGGGGCCAAGGCCCCTGCTTATGCAGTATTTGCCGCGGTACGATTCGGAGCAGAAACGGCGGCACGATGTAAAACCCGGCATTACGGGATGGGCTCAGATTCATGGCAGAAACGCTACGTCATTCGAAGAACGATTCAAGCTGGATGTGTGGTATGTTGATCATTGGAC contains:
- a CDS encoding sugar transferase, which encodes MAAKRFLDIVGSLAGLVLLSPVLLIIAAVILINMGRPILYRQKRPGFREKPFTIYKFRTMVEQSDAKGKLLSDEKRLTSVGRFLRSSSLDELPELWNVLRGEMSLVGPRPLLMQYLPRYDSEQKRRHDVKPGITGWAQIHGRNATSFEERFKLDVWYVDHWT